A genomic stretch from Candidatus Babeliales bacterium includes:
- the acpP gene encoding acyl carrier protein, which produces MKWSMGYKLMAIEMNETASKIISIIAEKLHIDVSAVNAQSTLQDLGADSLDMVDIIMKIEEEFGIEINDEDAEGLHNVQDVINYVHALRIK; this is translated from the coding sequence ATGAAATGGAGTATGGGGTATAAATTGATGGCAATTGAAATGAATGAAACGGCAAGTAAAATTATTTCCATTATCGCTGAGAAGTTACATATTGATGTGTCAGCAGTAAATGCACAGTCAACATTACAAGATCTTGGTGCAGATTCTCTTGATATGGTTGATATTATCATGAAAATAGAAGAAGAATTTGGCATTGAAATTAATGATGAAGATGCTGAAGGTTTGCACAATGTTCAAGATGTGATTAATTATGTGCATGCGTTACGCATAAAATAA
- a CDS encoding acyltransferase domain-containing protein has translation MKIALLFPGYGSQFVGMGKELYDEYRIVQEYFEEASNCLNTNFVKLCFASSDVELGKMGNAYTSLFLVGSATYAVLKEHGIEPDVVAGYNNGESAALFAAGCFSLPDGLYLLNKFCSFYQEIVDEMEVDVLHVTGIATAQLEAACTKVSDDENKVFVAIYNSPTDHIIAGSRTSLAQLQDMFGDAQMEYVGVEAGLHSSLMNSVVDLFKSYLEKVDFKDLKIPLISCIDGNTITAGADTKERFIRLINSSLDLTRVMRELVDYDCILVASPGNKLSEVIKQQYPEKIVMSIAKKADIDTLKEIIK, from the coding sequence ATGAAAATAGCATTATTGTTTCCTGGTTATGGCAGCCAATTTGTTGGTATGGGTAAAGAGTTATACGATGAATATCGTATTGTACAAGAGTATTTTGAAGAAGCCTCAAATTGTTTAAATACCAATTTTGTTAAATTATGTTTTGCGTCTTCAGATGTTGAATTAGGTAAAATGGGAAATGCATACACTTCTCTCTTTTTAGTTGGCAGTGCTACCTACGCAGTCTTAAAAGAACATGGTATAGAGCCTGATGTTGTTGCTGGATACAATAATGGTGAAAGCGCAGCATTGTTTGCAGCGGGATGTTTTAGTTTGCCAGATGGTTTATATTTATTGAATAAATTTTGTTCATTTTATCAAGAAATTGTTGATGAAATGGAAGTGGATGTTTTGCATGTTACGGGAATTGCAACTGCACAGCTTGAAGCTGCATGTACCAAAGTCAGCGATGATGAAAATAAAGTATTTGTAGCTATTTATAACAGTCCTACAGATCACATTATTGCAGGAAGTCGCACAAGTCTTGCACAATTACAAGATATGTTTGGTGATGCTCAAATGGAATATGTTGGTGTAGAAGCAGGGTTACATTCATCATTGATGAACAGTGTGGTTGATCTGTTTAAAAGTTATTTGGAAAAAGTTGATTTTAAAGATCTGAAAATACCATTGATTAGTTGTATCGATGGCAACACAATAACGGCAGGCGCAGATACTAAAGAACGCTTTATTCGTCTCATTAATTCATCGTTAGATTTGACTCGTGTAATGCGAGAGTTGGTTGATTATGATTGTATTCTTGTTGCAAGTCCAGGTAATAAGTTATCTGAAGTAATTAAGCAGCAATATCCAGAAAAAATTGTTATGTCGATTGCAAAAAAAGCAGATATTGACACACTTAAAGAGATAATAAAATAA
- a CDS encoding tetratricopeptide repeat protein: MAIQKTTRSSIFQTISDALRAQSTLIGVVFSVFVMVMVLFFAHKLWVVKKERAAQYDFSSLMTEYETISREKNPEWSALLEKFEKNYEKHASSSLLPYYLGYKVRILLNQDKRDEALATLDKMITDMPGSPMLALYEMERALLQLDNADDVIKTTGLETLKQLAHDANNKFRDSAQFYLGRYYWAMNQTDSAREVWQQLVDEQRDEKISPSPWVSHVQDKLTLTIV, from the coding sequence ATGGCTATTCAAAAAACGACGCGTTCGTCAATTTTCCAAACTATTTCTGATGCACTACGTGCGCAAAGTACATTGATCGGAGTAGTTTTTTCTGTTTTTGTGATGGTAATGGTTTTGTTCTTTGCTCATAAACTATGGGTAGTAAAAAAAGAGCGAGCAGCTCAATATGATTTCAGTTCTTTAATGACAGAATACGAAACAATATCACGTGAAAAAAATCCTGAATGGTCTGCATTGCTTGAAAAGTTTGAAAAAAATTATGAAAAGCATGCAAGCTCATCATTGTTACCCTATTATTTGGGTTATAAAGTTCGCATTTTATTAAATCAGGATAAAAGAGATGAAGCGCTTGCTACATTGGATAAAATGATTACTGATATGCCAGGATCGCCAATGCTGGCCTTGTACGAAATGGAACGAGCCTTGCTGCAGTTGGACAATGCAGATGATGTGATCAAAACAACTGGATTGGAAACATTAAAACAATTAGCGCACGATGCCAATAATAAGTTCCGTGATAGTGCACAATTTTATTTGGGGCGCTACTACTGGGCAATGAATCAGACTGATTCGGCACGTGAAGTATGGCAACAACTTGTTGATGAGCAACGCGATGAAAAAATATCGCCATCTCCATGGGTAAGTCATGTACAAGATAAACTTACATTAACGATTGTGTAG
- the gltX gene encoding glutamate--tRNA ligase — MSIEKPVRVRFAPSPTGHLHIGGLRTALFNWLFARHHGGAFLLRIEDTDLERSTVEYRDSILHSFAWTQLEHDEEIVTQSERIAEHQKVAQQLIDAGKAYRCFCSPEELLVRYGREHAGDDFFVTYDGYCRDRPTQNGDEQKQHVVRFKLPKDRTEVSFDDLIKGTITFGLDQLDDFIILRSGGFPMYNFVVVVDDAFMGITHIIRGEEHIVNTPKQILLYEACGYAVPFFAHLPLILGPSGDKLSKRDGATSVVEYRREGYLPHALLNYLARLGWSHGDQEIFSLSELIEHFSLEHIGKKGAIFDFEKLAWVNGVYLKAMTEEEIFDAIVRDVDAHFITQFSWPVETIKQVIALYKERVKTLKSMVEEVVLVHDGTQERHAEDMQKWISAETKSHLDAVINALEQQEILTHDNCAAIAKELAAQLGIKLVTLLQPIRLALLGKASGPGVFDLLAVVGKKEIVARLKAFRASLE; from the coding sequence ATGAGTATTGAAAAACCAGTGCGAGTTCGTTTTGCGCCGTCACCAACAGGGCATTTACATATTGGTGGGTTGCGAACAGCATTATTTAATTGGCTTTTTGCGCGTCACCATGGTGGCGCGTTTTTACTTCGCATAGAAGACACTGATCTTGAGCGATCAACAGTTGAATATCGTGATTCAATATTGCATTCATTTGCATGGACGCAATTGGAACACGATGAAGAAATTGTAACGCAAAGTGAGCGTATAGCAGAGCACCAAAAAGTTGCGCAACAACTTATTGATGCAGGCAAAGCGTATCGTTGTTTTTGCTCACCAGAAGAACTGCTTGTGCGCTATGGGCGTGAACATGCAGGGGATGATTTTTTTGTGACGTATGATGGTTACTGTCGTGACAGACCCACACAAAACGGTGATGAACAAAAACAACATGTTGTTCGTTTTAAGTTGCCTAAAGATCGCACTGAAGTTTCTTTTGATGATCTTATTAAGGGAACCATAACATTTGGTCTTGATCAACTTGATGATTTTATTATTCTCCGCTCCGGCGGTTTTCCCATGTACAACTTTGTTGTGGTAGTTGATGATGCTTTTATGGGCATTACGCACATTATTCGCGGGGAAGAACATATTGTTAACACACCAAAGCAAATTTTACTGTATGAAGCGTGTGGATATGCAGTACCATTTTTTGCACATTTACCTCTTATTTTGGGGCCAAGTGGCGATAAATTAAGTAAACGTGATGGTGCAACATCAGTTGTTGAATATCGGCGTGAAGGTTATCTTCCGCATGCACTGCTTAATTATTTGGCACGTCTTGGTTGGTCACATGGTGATCAGGAAATATTTTCATTATCAGAATTGATTGAACACTTTTCTTTGGAACATATTGGTAAAAAAGGTGCAATTTTTGATTTTGAAAAACTTGCATGGGTCAATGGTGTTTACTTAAAAGCAATGACAGAAGAAGAAATTTTTGATGCAATTGTGCGCGATGTTGATGCTCATTTTATTACACAATTTTCATGGCCTGTTGAAACAATTAAACAAGTTATTGCGCTGTATAAAGAGCGTGTCAAAACATTAAAAAGCATGGTTGAAGAAGTTGTGCTGGTACACGATGGTACGCAAGAGCGACATGCAGAAGACATGCAAAAATGGATTAGTGCTGAGACAAAGTCTCATCTTGATGCAGTGATTAATGCCCTTGAGCAGCAAGAGATACTAACGCATGATAATTGTGCAGCTATTGCAAAAGAGCTAGCAGCACAACTTGGTATTAAGTTGGTAACATTATTACAACCTATTCGTCTTGCATTACTAGGAAAAGCGTCTGGTCCTGGAGTATTTGATTTGTTGGCTGTTGTAGGAAAAAAGGAAATTGTTGCTCGTTTGAAGGCGTTTCGTGCTAGTTTGGAATAA
- the plsX gene encoding phosphate acyltransferase PlsX: MIAVDVMGGDYAPQETIKGALAAAQKGVPLILFGNQDKIMPLLAHYCPRWRSLPIELVHCSDVIDMDEDPIRGMLRKKDASIIRALQAVHSGKAQAFVSAGNSGAVMAAATIIIGRVPGVLRPAIGTFLPTNNGSLFCLDLGANPDCKPEYMVQFAYMGYAYMRLVKHIAQPRIALLSNGHESYKGSTLVKQAFELMSKTDLEFVGNIESRDIFSGRADVIVTDGFTGNILLKSIQGTAKAVMDWMKDEASRSLFLKVLLGLTYPLLSRIKNKIDYARTGGALLLGVNKPVVIAHGSSKEQAITQAIFFAQKTIDQKIMPTFNETLKVLLEKGTNVIKVVKQPPVFHQAQL; encoded by the coding sequence GCACAAAAAGGAGTTCCCCTTATCTTATTTGGCAACCAGGATAAAATTATGCCATTGTTGGCACATTACTGTCCTCGGTGGCGTTCTCTTCCAATAGAACTTGTTCATTGTTCTGATGTTATTGATATGGATGAAGATCCTATTCGCGGTATGTTACGTAAAAAAGATGCGTCAATTATTCGTGCGTTGCAAGCAGTGCATTCTGGTAAAGCGCAGGCGTTTGTCTCTGCTGGTAACTCAGGTGCCGTAATGGCAGCGGCAACAATTATTATTGGTCGCGTACCGGGTGTTTTGCGTCCAGCAATTGGTACTTTTTTGCCTACTAATAACGGTTCCTTGTTTTGTCTTGATTTGGGTGCAAATCCTGATTGTAAGCCCGAATATATGGTTCAGTTTGCGTACATGGGTTATGCATACATGCGTCTTGTAAAACATATAGCTCAACCGCGTATTGCGTTGCTTTCTAACGGACATGAATCGTACAAAGGTTCTACTCTTGTCAAACAAGCCTTTGAGTTAATGTCAAAAACAGATCTTGAGTTTGTTGGTAATATTGAATCGCGTGATATTTTTTCTGGTCGTGCTGACGTCATTGTGACTGATGGATTTACCGGTAATATACTACTTAAAAGTATTCAGGGAACAGCGAAGGCTGTTATGGATTGGATGAAAGATGAAGCATCGCGCTCATTGTTTTTGAAAGTATTACTTGGTCTGACATATCCGTTACTCAGTCGTATTAAAAATAAAATTGATTACGCGCGTACAGGTGGAGCGCTTTTATTGGGCGTCAATAAGCCGGTAGTAATTGCACATGGATCTTCAAAAGAGCAAGCAATTACACAGGCGATTTTTTTTGCTCAGAAAACGATAGATCAAAAAATTATGCCGACATTTAATGAAACTTTAAAAGTGTTGTTGGAAAAAGGTACGAATGTCATCAAGGTAGTCAAGCAGCCGCCTGTTTTTCATCAAGCGCAACTTTAG